A single region of the Microcella sp. genome encodes:
- a CDS encoding glycosyltransferase family A protein yields MHRTLPTDRISVVIPVRNDRQYLERCLDALALQTYPAFEVIVVDNASDDASGVLASYRGARVVREPVVGIPAASATGYDSAQGDIIARLDSDSVPGVTWLASVCEAFQRHPNAAAVTGSGVAMDDDGTPRRRASSFYMRAYFFFVGLALGHPPLWGSALAMRRAVWLEVRDEFCRNDQRVHDDMDLSIHLGPGHEIVFDHRLTLPVSSRPLSLDGSALVRFARGFYTILRHWPREFPLARFVRRAQARRELEAQPA; encoded by the coding sequence ATGCATCGCACCTTGCCGACTGACCGCATCTCGGTCGTCATTCCGGTTCGCAACGACCGGCAGTATCTCGAGCGGTGCCTCGACGCCCTCGCACTGCAGACCTACCCGGCGTTCGAAGTCATCGTGGTCGACAACGCGAGTGATGACGCGAGCGGCGTGCTCGCGTCGTATCGCGGCGCTCGAGTGGTGCGCGAGCCCGTGGTGGGCATTCCGGCGGCGAGCGCCACCGGCTACGACTCGGCCCAGGGCGACATCATCGCGCGCCTCGACTCAGACAGCGTGCCGGGGGTCACATGGCTGGCCTCGGTCTGCGAGGCCTTTCAGCGTCACCCGAACGCCGCGGCAGTCACCGGTTCAGGTGTCGCGATGGACGACGACGGCACCCCGCGTCGTCGTGCGTCGAGCTTCTACATGCGCGCCTACTTCTTCTTCGTGGGCCTCGCTCTCGGTCACCCGCCGCTCTGGGGCTCGGCGCTGGCCATGCGGCGAGCGGTGTGGCTCGAGGTGCGCGACGAGTTCTGCCGGAACGACCAGAGGGTGCACGACGACATGGATCTCAGCATTCACCTCGGGCCGGGGCACGAGATCGTCTTCGATCACCGCTTGACGCTGCCGGTGTCGTCTCGACCGCTCAGCCTTGATGGCAGCGCGCTCGTGCGTTTCGCGCGCGGCTTCTACACGATTCTGCGCCACTGGCCTCGTGAGTTTCCGCTCGCCCGCTTCGTGCGGCGAGCGCAGGCGCGGCGCGAGCTTGAGGCCCAGCCAGCCTGA
- a CDS encoding GNAT family protein, whose protein sequence is MTAHDLPQTVLEGYGVRLEPYRDEHLAGLTEALGSAAVFAGGWGGGPAGTRTGAEFAAWLPTYLPIGRGNTYVVHDDAGDVIGTSSIGDIVPATESAHIGWTAYTPRAWGTRVNPACKLLLLSHLFDHGYGRVKLQADVLNDRSRAGIEKLGAQFEGIARRDQQRADGSWRDAAVYSITIDDWPRVRAALLARLG, encoded by the coding sequence GTGACAGCACACGACCTGCCGCAGACCGTGCTCGAGGGCTATGGAGTGCGGCTCGAGCCCTACCGCGACGAGCACCTCGCGGGCCTCACCGAGGCTCTCGGCTCCGCGGCAGTCTTCGCGGGCGGGTGGGGCGGCGGACCAGCGGGCACGCGCACCGGAGCCGAGTTCGCTGCCTGGCTGCCCACGTATCTGCCCATCGGCCGAGGCAACACCTATGTCGTGCACGACGACGCCGGCGACGTCATCGGAACCTCGAGCATCGGCGACATCGTGCCCGCCACCGAGTCGGCCCACATCGGCTGGACTGCCTACACGCCGCGTGCTTGGGGCACCCGCGTCAACCCTGCCTGCAAGCTGCTGCTGCTGAGCCACCTCTTCGACCACGGCTACGGTCGTGTGAAGCTGCAGGCCGACGTGCTCAACGACCGCTCACGGGCAGGCATCGAGAAGCTCGGTGCGCAGTTCGAAGGCATCGCGCGCCGTGACCAGCAGCGGGCTGACGGCTCATGGCGCGACGCGGCGGTCTACTCGATCACGATCGACGACTGGCCGCGCGTGCGAGCCGCACTGCTCGCGAGGCTCGGCTGA
- a CDS encoding adenylosuccinate synthase: MPAVVIIGAQWGDEGKGKATDLLAGRIDYVVKFNGGNNAGHTVVIGDEKYALHLLPSGILTEGVTPVIANGVVVDIEVLFGELDALSARGVDVSKLLISANAHVITSYHRTLDKVTERFLGKRQIGTTGRGIGPAYADKINRVGIRIQDLFDENILRQKVEGALNVKNHLLVKIYNRRAIMVDEVVDELLGYADRLRPMVADTALVLHQALERGETVLFEGGQATMLDVDHGTYPFVTSSSSTSGGAATGSGIGPNRIDRVIGIVKAYTTRVGAGPFPTELFDESGEFLRKTGFEFGTTTGRPRRCGWYDAPIARYTARVNGVTDFVMTKLDVLTGLESIPVCVAYEVDGQRVDEVPVSQSDFHHAVPIYENFAGWTEDITGARSFDDLPKNAQDYVLAIEALSGARISAIGVGPARDAIVVRHDLLS, translated from the coding sequence ATGCCTGCCGTTGTCATCATCGGCGCCCAATGGGGCGATGAAGGAAAAGGCAAGGCCACCGACCTGCTTGCCGGTCGCATCGACTACGTCGTCAAGTTCAACGGCGGCAACAACGCCGGCCACACCGTGGTCATCGGCGACGAGAAGTATGCCCTGCACCTGCTGCCGAGCGGCATTCTCACCGAGGGCGTCACCCCCGTCATCGCCAACGGCGTCGTCGTCGACATCGAGGTGCTCTTCGGCGAGCTCGACGCGCTGAGCGCTCGCGGCGTCGACGTGTCGAAACTGCTCATCAGCGCCAACGCGCACGTCATCACCTCGTACCACCGCACGCTCGACAAGGTCACCGAGCGCTTTCTCGGCAAGCGTCAGATCGGAACGACGGGGCGCGGCATCGGCCCGGCGTACGCCGACAAGATCAACCGCGTGGGCATCCGCATTCAAGACCTGTTCGACGAGAACATCCTGCGGCAGAAGGTCGAGGGTGCACTCAACGTCAAGAACCACCTGCTCGTGAAGATCTACAACCGACGCGCGATCATGGTCGACGAAGTCGTCGACGAACTGCTGGGCTATGCCGACCGCCTGCGGCCGATGGTGGCCGACACGGCCCTCGTGCTGCACCAGGCACTCGAGCGCGGCGAGACGGTGCTCTTTGAGGGCGGCCAGGCGACCATGCTCGACGTCGACCACGGCACCTACCCCTTCGTCACCTCATCGAGCTCGACGAGCGGCGGCGCCGCCACCGGCTCGGGCATCGGGCCGAACCGCATCGACCGCGTCATCGGCATCGTCAAGGCGTACACGACTCGCGTCGGCGCCGGCCCCTTTCCGACCGAGCTGTTCGACGAGTCGGGCGAGTTCTTGCGCAAGACCGGCTTCGAGTTCGGCACGACCACGGGTCGCCCGCGCCGCTGCGGCTGGTACGACGCCCCCATCGCTCGCTACACCGCCCGCGTCAACGGTGTCACCGACTTCGTGATGACCAAGCTCGACGTGCTCACGGGGCTCGAGAGCATCCCCGTCTGCGTCGCCTACGAGGTCGACGGCCAGCGCGTCGACGAGGTGCCCGTCTCGCAGAGCGACTTTCATCACGCGGTGCCGATCTACGAGAACTTCGCGGGCTGGACAGAAGACATCACGGGCGCGCGCAGCTTCGACGACCTGCCGAAGAACGCGCAAGACTACGTGCTCGCCATCGAGGCGTTGAGCGGCGCACGCATCTCAGCCATCGGCGTCGGCCCCGCCCGCGACGCCATCGTCGTGCGCCACGACCTGCTGAGCTGA
- a CDS encoding TetR family transcriptional regulator C-terminal domain-containing protein, whose protein sequence is MAERKTSDERRDDIVRATLRIVARKGFAGVTLREVATEVGVVHGLLRHYFSSRDELVAAAFDAAVSIELASDRELLDGLDPVSALAGWLAATPEDHYRVWIDAWSEAPRTPALAAALDRHHRDCERILTEVIERVVDAGAGASADPAADSRLLTAVADGVAVQHHAVGAIGVDEANAIVFDLAEQRLGLEPGSLAQANPVPARGQWAGNPPR, encoded by the coding sequence GTGGCAGAGCGCAAGACCTCAGACGAACGCCGCGACGACATCGTACGCGCGACGTTGCGCATCGTCGCGCGCAAAGGGTTCGCGGGCGTCACACTGCGAGAAGTGGCGACCGAGGTCGGCGTCGTGCACGGCCTGCTGCGGCACTACTTCAGCTCTCGCGATGAACTCGTGGCCGCGGCCTTCGATGCCGCCGTCTCGATCGAGCTCGCGAGCGATCGCGAACTGCTCGACGGGCTCGACCCCGTCAGCGCCCTCGCAGGGTGGCTCGCGGCCACCCCCGAAGACCACTACCGAGTCTGGATCGACGCGTGGAGCGAAGCCCCCCGCACCCCCGCGCTCGCGGCCGCGCTCGACCGGCATCACCGTGACTGCGAGCGCATCCTCACCGAGGTCATCGAACGAGTGGTGGATGCCGGGGCCGGCGCGAGCGCCGACCCCGCGGCCGACTCGCGACTGCTCACCGCCGTCGCCGACGGGGTGGCCGTGCAGCACCACGCCGTCGGTGCCATCGGAGTCGATGAGGCGAACGCGATCGTCTTCGACCTCGCCGAGCAGCGGCTCGGCCTCGAGCCCGGATCACTCGCGCAAGCGAACCCCGTGCCCGCCAGGGGCCAATGGGCCGGCAACCCGCCCCGATAG
- a CDS encoding MFS transporter, whose product MTQHDGRRLLPSVVVSMVILSSASFVIFPLIPSLQGSLGVSTAEIGYLAAAGFGAALIAELLVAPFADRGHARLMAVGGVLLVAVSLGLSAAAIAGWQLIAARGLGGFGFGIFVIAASALLVRSDPTRSGELLGRLGAAELAGIAVGPLASGVAISVASPSAILAVSAVVVLAAVAPVLAGFREAASSPSLADDPHPTTGGIAAGVMGFDGTDAGGALRLGAGAPRSSLDLLRSPRIIGIVLLYAAVMVPTGAYDGIWPRFMADIGAGPLLTAASYALFAVPYVIVAGWAGRMADRRGGVSAYWRGLAILLPIVLLYGFVGNPFIATGMGFVESTGQALAFIGAAAAMAYAVDPARAGSAQGLLRGIGLVAATVAAALSGLAYEAGGQLLLFGGTAAAVLVIASVGLLLARDARGGSRDARASRS is encoded by the coding sequence ATGACGCAGCACGATGGGCGACGCCTCCTGCCGAGCGTCGTCGTGTCGATGGTGATTCTGTCGTCGGCCTCGTTCGTCATCTTTCCGCTCATTCCGTCGCTGCAGGGCAGCCTCGGGGTGAGCACCGCCGAGATCGGCTACCTCGCGGCGGCCGGGTTCGGCGCGGCCCTCATCGCCGAGCTGCTCGTCGCACCCTTCGCCGACCGCGGGCATGCCCGGCTCATGGCCGTCGGCGGCGTGCTGCTCGTCGCCGTCTCGCTCGGCCTCAGCGCCGCCGCCATCGCGGGCTGGCAGCTCATCGCCGCGCGCGGGCTCGGCGGCTTCGGCTTCGGCATCTTCGTCATCGCCGCGAGTGCTCTGCTCGTGCGCAGCGACCCCACTCGCAGCGGAGAGCTGCTCGGCCGACTCGGTGCGGCCGAGCTCGCGGGCATCGCCGTCGGGCCTCTCGCCTCGGGTGTCGCGATCTCTGTCGCGAGCCCCTCGGCCATCCTCGCCGTCTCGGCGGTCGTCGTGCTCGCGGCCGTCGCTCCAGTGCTCGCCGGGTTTCGCGAGGCGGCGTCGTCGCCCTCGCTCGCTGACGACCCGCATCCCACCACAGGCGGCATCGCCGCCGGCGTCATGGGCTTCGACGGCACCGACGCCGGGGGCGCGCTGCGGCTCGGGGCGGGTGCGCCGCGCTCGAGCCTCGACCTGCTGCGCTCGCCCCGCATCATCGGCATCGTGCTGCTCTACGCCGCCGTCATGGTGCCGACGGGAGCCTACGACGGCATCTGGCCGCGCTTCATGGCCGACATCGGCGCCGGGCCGCTGCTCACCGCGGCGAGCTACGCACTGTTCGCGGTGCCCTACGTCATCGTCGCCGGCTGGGCCGGCCGCATGGCCGACCGGCGCGGCGGCGTCTCGGCCTACTGGCGCGGGCTCGCCATTCTGCTGCCGATCGTGCTGCTCTACGGCTTCGTCGGCAACCCCTTCATCGCCACCGGCATGGGCTTCGTCGAGTCGACGGGGCAAGCACTCGCCTTCATCGGTGCGGCCGCCGCCATGGCATACGCCGTCGACCCCGCGCGCGCAGGCTCGGCCCAGGGGCTGCTGCGCGGCATCGGCCTCGTCGCCGCGACTGTCGCCGCCGCGCTCTCGGGCCTCGCCTACGAGGCCGGTGGGCAGCTACTGCTGTTCGGCGGCACCGCCGCGGCCGTGCTCGTCATCGCGAGCGTCGGGCTGCTGCTCGCGCGCGACGCCCGCGGAGGCTCACGCGACGCTCGAGCTTCGCGCTCCTAG